The following DNA comes from Streptomyces pristinaespiralis.
ATGTCCGCGTGACGGCCGGTGCGTGCGGCATGGCCCAGAGGGTCCGCGCCGAGATGGCCGAGCGCCGCGCGAGGCGCGGTCGCCCGCTTCTCGTACAGGCCGAGGAGTGCACGTGCCGCGGCGTCGAAGTCACCGCCCGCGTCCAGCACGACGGGAGCCAGGTCCAGGTGGACGCCATCCAGGGCGGTGGCCAGGCCGTCGACGGGTACGCCCGCGTCCCCGACGGCCAGCCACACGGAGGCCGCGCCGTTCTCCAGGTCGGCGAGGACCGCCTCGTTCGTACGGGCCGGGTCGGGCCGCTCGTGACGCTGGCGCACGTCCCAGCCCGCCACCGAGCCGCCCTCCGGCCTGCCGCCGCGGGTGAAGGGAGCGAAACCGGGGAAACCGGCCGAGTCGGCACCGTCTGCGGACGTGTACAGAGGACGGGTGGCGATCCCGTCCTCCAGCGCCGTGGACAGTGCGTCCTCTGCCGCCGCGCCCGCCGCGTCCTTGCCTGCCTTGCGCAGTACGCCTTCGACAAGGCGCTGCCACTGCTCATGGGTCGCATCCGGAAACTCGGCGGCCAGTGAGAACCCGTCATCGGGGAGGACCGTCATGCCCCGGATGTTAGGTCAGTACCCACAGTCACAGCAGGTCCGGCGGCTGTGACCTTGCCCTCCCCGGGGCGCTCTTGATCCAGTGCGCGGCGTGCCCTATCCGGGAGCCCGCCCACCTCGTGCCGCCCGGCCCATGTATGGCCCTACCTCAGGCGGGTACCCGCAACGGACAAGCCGACAGGGACAAGAACGGACCCCCGAACTGACAGAAACAGGTGAGTCACATGGGTCTTGGCGGATGCATCATCCTGATCGCCGCCGGAGCGATTCTCACGTTCGCCACCGACTGGGAGGTGGAAGGCGCGAACCTCGACGTGATCGGGCTGATCCTCATGGCCGTCGGCATCATCGGAGTCGCCACCTTCACCAGCATCGCCCGGCGGCGGCGCGTGGTCGTGCCGCCCACGACGCCGGTGGTCGAGGACAGGCCGAACCCGCGCACGTACGAATGAGGGCAGGTATCACCCCGCACGTACGCATGAGGACAGGGGCGCACCACCGCCCGCGCGAAGCCGAACCGACGCACGTACGGATGACGCGTCGCCCGGGGAAACGGCCAGGGGCCGACCGGGGCGCCGGGGAGCGGTCCCGGGTTTGACCGGCGCCGCCGAGGGCACCCGGAGCGCGCTCGACGCGCAAGTCCCGTAACCGTTCACGTCTGAGAACGGAGTCGATCGTGAGCCGTTCCCGAGTCGTCGTCGTGGGAGCCGGGTTCGCCGGATTCCAGGCGGCCCGCACACTCAGCCGGACCCTCCGCGACGAGGCGGAGGTGGTCCTGCTCAACCCGACCGACTACTTCCTCTACCTGCCGCTCCTGCCGCAGGTGGCGGCAGGGATCCTCGAACCCCGCAGGGTCACCGTGTCCCTGCCCGGCTCGCTGCCGCGGGTCCGTCTGGTCCTCGGCCGGGCCACAGGGGTCGACCTCGAAGGGCGGTACGTCCACTACGAAGGCCCCGAGGGCGGGTCCGGCCGGCTCGACTACGACCGGCTGGTCCTCGCCGTCGGCAGCGTCAACAAGCTGCTCCCCGTTCCCGGTGTCGCCGAACACGCGCACGGCTTCCGCGGACTGCCGGAAGCCCTCTACCTGCGGGACCACGTCACCCGGCAGATGGAGCTCGCCGCCACCGCGGAGACCGTGGAGGAGCGCACCGCCCGCCGCACCTTCGTCGTCGTCGGGGCCGGCTACACCGGCACCGAAGTCGCCGCCCAGGGCGCCCTGTTCACCCGGGCTCTGGGGCAACGGCTGCGCACCGGCCACCCCGAACCCCCGCCGCGCTGGATCCTGGTCGACATCGCGGAACGGGTCCTCCCCGAGCTCGACCGCAAGCTCTCCGACACCGCGGACCGGGTGCTGCGCGAGCGGGGCGTCGAGGTCCGCACCAGGACCTCCGTCAAGGAGGCGACGGCGAGCGGGGCGCTGCTCGACGACGGGGACGACATCGCCACCCGCACCCTGGTCTGGTGCGTGGGTGTGCGGCCCGACCCGCTCGTCTCGGAGGTCGGACTGCCCGTCGAGCGCGGGCGGCTGGTCGTCGACTCCCGGCTCACCGTGCCCGGCCACCCCGAGGTCTTCGCCTGCGGCGACGCCGCCGCGGTCCCCGACGTCACCAGGCCGGGCGAGTACACGCCGATGACGGCCCAGCACGCCTCCCGGCAGGGCAGGACCGCGGGCGTCAACGTCGCCGCATCCCTCGGCCGGGGCACCGCCCGCGCCTACTCCCACCACGACCTCGGCTTCGCCGTCGACCTCGGAGGCGTCAAGGCCGCCGCGAACCCGCTCGCCGTGGCGCTGTCCGGCCCGCTCGCGGGCGCGGTCACACGCGGCTACCACCTCGCCGCGATGCCCGGCAACCGGGTGCGCGTCGCCGCCGACTGGGCGCTGGACGCCGTACTGCCCCGGCAGGCGGTCCAGCTGGGGCTGGTGCGTTCCTGGTCGGTGCCGCTGGACACCGCCTCGCCCGAACTGGCGCGGGTCGGCGGCGCCCATTCCAAGGAGCAGTGACATGCAGGACGAACAACTCGCAGAGCTGGCACAGCAGTTGCGCGTCGACGCGGTACGCGCCGCCGACGCCGCGGGATCCGGGCATCCCACCTCTTCCATGTCCGCGGCCGACCTCGGCGCCGTGCTGCTGGCCCACCACCTGCGCTACGACTTCGACCGGCCCGAGCACCCGGGCAACGACCGGCTCGTGCTCTCCAAGGGGCACGCGTCACCGCTGCTGTACGCCATGTACGTGGCGGCCGGGGCCATCGACGAGGAGGAACTCCTCACCTTCCGCAAGCACGGCAGCCGCCTCGAAGGACACCCCACCCCCCGGCTCCCCTGGGTCGACGTGGCCACCGGCTCCCTCGGCCAGGGACTGCCCGTCGGTGTCGGCATGGCCCTCGCCGGCAAGCGGCTGGACCAGATCCCGTACCGCGTGTGGGTGATGTCCGGCGACAGCGAGATGGCGGAGGGCTCCGT
Coding sequences within:
- a CDS encoding DUF6458 family protein codes for the protein MGLGGCIILIAAGAILTFATDWEVEGANLDVIGLILMAVGIIGVATFTSIARRRRVVVPPTTPVVEDRPNPRTYE
- a CDS encoding NAD(P)/FAD-dependent oxidoreductase — its product is MSRSRVVVVGAGFAGFQAARTLSRTLRDEAEVVLLNPTDYFLYLPLLPQVAAGILEPRRVTVSLPGSLPRVRLVLGRATGVDLEGRYVHYEGPEGGSGRLDYDRLVLAVGSVNKLLPVPGVAEHAHGFRGLPEALYLRDHVTRQMELAATAETVEERTARRTFVVVGAGYTGTEVAAQGALFTRALGQRLRTGHPEPPPRWILVDIAERVLPELDRKLSDTADRVLRERGVEVRTRTSVKEATASGALLDDGDDIATRTLVWCVGVRPDPLVSEVGLPVERGRLVVDSRLTVPGHPEVFACGDAAAVPDVTRPGEYTPMTAQHASRQGRTAGVNVAASLGRGTARAYSHHDLGFAVDLGGVKAAANPLAVALSGPLAGAVTRGYHLAAMPGNRVRVAADWALDAVLPRQAVQLGLVRSWSVPLDTASPELARVGGAHSKEQ